The following proteins come from a genomic window of Ailuropoda melanoleuca isolate Jingjing chromosome 2, ASM200744v2, whole genome shotgun sequence:
- the GPBAR1 gene encoding G-protein coupled bile acid receptor 1, translated as MTPNGTREAPNPVPAGALGLSLALASLIVAANLLLALGIARDRHLRRPPAGCFFLSLLLAGLLTGLALPALPGLWNQSRRGYWSCLLLYLAPNFSFLSLLANLLLVHGERYMAVLRPLRPRGSTRLALLLTWAGPLLFASLPALGWNHWAPGANCSSQAVFPAPYLYVEVYGLLLPAVGAAALLSVRVLATAHRQLRDIRRLERAVCRGAPSALARALTWRQARAQAGATLLFGLCWGPYVATLLLSVLAFEQRPPLGPGTLLSLISLGSASAAAVPVAMGLGDQRYTAPWRAAAQRCLRLLRKRASQAGPGPRTAYHASSQSSVDLDLN; from the coding sequence ATGACACCCAACGGCACCAGGGAGGCACCCAACCCCGTTCCCGCGGGGGCCTTGGGGCTCTCCCTGGCCCTGGCCAGCCTCATCGTCGCCGCCAACCTGCTCCTGGCCTTGGGCATTGCCAGGGACCGGCATCTGCGCCGCCCGCCCGCTGGCTGCTTCTTCCTGAGCCTGCTGCTGGCCGGGCTGCTCACCGGGCTGGCGCTGCCCGCGCTGCCCGGCCTCTGGAACCAGAGCCGCCGGGGCTACtggtcctgcctcctcctctaCTTGGCGCccaatttctccttcctctcactGCTCGCCAACCTCCTGCTGGTGCACGGCGAGCGCTACATGGCGGTGCTGCGGCCACTCCGGCCCCGCGGGAGCACGCGGCTGGCCCTGCTCCTTACCTGGGCGGGCCCCCTACTCTTCGCCAGCCTGCCTGCCCTGGGGTGGAACCACTGGGCCCCCGGCGCCAACTGCAGCTCCCAGGCTGTCTTCCCCGCCCCCTACCTCTACGTGGAAGTCTACGGGCTCCTGCTGCCCGCTGTGGGGGCCGCCGCCCTCCTCTCGGTCCGCGTGCTGGCCACCGCCCACCGCCAGCTGCGGGACATCCGGCGGCTGGAGCGGGCCGTGTGCCGCGGTGCGCCCTCGGCCCTGGCCCGGGCCCTTACCTGGAGGCAGGCGAGGGCGCAGGCCGGGGCCACGCTGCTCTTCGGGCTGTGCTGGGGGCCCTACGTGGCCACGCTGCTCCTCTCGGTCCTGGCCTTCGAGCAGCGCCCACCGCTGGGGCCGGGAACCTTGTTGTCCCTCATCTCACTGGGCAGCGCCAGCGCGGCAGCCGTGCCCGTGGCCATGGGGCTGGGTGATCAGCGCTACACGGCGCCCTGGAGGGCAGCCGCGCAGAGGTGCCTGCGGCTGCTGCGGAAAAGAGCCTCCCAGGCCGGGCCGGGCCCCCGCACGGCCTACCACGCCAGCAGCCAAAGCAGCGTGGACCTCGACTTGAACTAG
- the AAMP gene encoding angio-associated migratory cell protein isoform X1 produces MESESESGAAADTPPLETLSFHGDEEIIEVVELDPGPPDPADDLAQEMEDVDFEEEEEEEEGNEEGWVLEPQEGVVGSMEGPDDSEVTFALHSASVFCVSLDPKTNTLAVTGGEDDKAFVWRLSDGELLFECAGHKDSVTCAGFSHDSTLVATGDMSGLLKVWQVDTKEEVWSFEAGDLEWMEWHPRAPVLLAGTADGNTWMWKVPNGDCKTFQGPSCPATCGRVLPDGKRAVVGYEDGTIRIWDLKQGGPIHVLKGTEGHQGPLTCVATNQDGSLILTGSVDCQAKLISAVTGKVVGVFRPETVASQPNVGEGEESESNSVESLGFCSVMPLAAVGYLDGTLAIYDLSTQTLRHQCQHQSGIVQLLWEAGTAVVYTCSLDGIVRLWDARTGRLLTDYRGHTAEILDFALSKDASLVVTTSGDHKAKVFCVQRPDR; encoded by the exons ATGGAGTCCGAATCCGAGAGCGGGGCCGCGGCTGACACCCCCCCACTGGAGACCCTGAGCTTCCATGGTGATGAGGAGATTATCGAGGTGGTAGAACTGGATCCTGGTCCGCCGGACCCGG CAGATGATCTGGCCCAGGAGATGGAAGATGTGGActttgaagaagaggaagaagaggaagagggcaaCGAGGAGGGCTGGGTTCTGGAACCCCAGGAAGGGGTGGTCGGCAGCATGGAGGGCCCAGACGATAGTGAGGTCACGTTTGCATTGCATTCAG CATCTGTGTTTTGTGTGAGCCTGGACCCCAAGACCAACACCTTGGCAGTGACGGGGGGTGAAGATGACAAGGCTTTCGTGTGGAGGCTCAGCGATGGGGAGTTGCTCTTTGAGTGTGCAG GCCATAAAGATTCTGTTACTTGTGCTGGTTTCAGCCATGACTCTACCCTTGTGGCCACAGGGGACATGAGTGGACTCTTGAAAGTGTGGCAGGTGGACACCAAGGAAGAGGTCTGGTCCTTTGAAGCAGGAGATCTGGAG tGGATGGAGTGGCACCCTCGGGCCCCTGTCCTCCTGGCGGGCACGGCCGATGGCAACACCTGGATGTGGAAAGTCCCGAATGGTGACTGCAAGACCTTCCAAGGCCCCAGCTGCCCAGCTACCTGTGGCCGAGTCCTCCCTGATG GGAAGAGAGCTGTGGTCGGCTATGAAGATGGCACCATCAGGATCTGGGACCTGAAGCAGGGAGGCCCGATCCACGTACTGAAAG GGACTGAGGGTCACCAGGGCCCTCTGACCTGTGTCGCCACCAACCAGGACGGCAGCCTGATCCTCACTGGCTCTGTGGACTGCCAGGCCAAGCTGATCAGTGCCGTCACCGGCAAG GTGGTGGGTGTTTTCAGACCCGAGACTGTGGCCTCCCAGCCCAacgtgggagaaggggaggagagcgAGTCCAACTCTGTGGAGTCTTTGGGCTTCTGCAGCGT GATGCCCTTGGCAGCTGTTGGCTACCTGGATGGGACCTTGGCCATCTATGACCTGTCTACGCAGACCCTCAGGCACCAGTGTCAGCACCAG TCGGGCATTGTGCAGCTGCTGTGGGAGGCGGGCACCGCCGTGGTTTACACTTGCAGCCTGGATGGCATCGTGCGCCTTTGGGATGCTCGCACCGGCCGCCTGCTTACTGACTACCGGGGCCACACGGCCGAGATCCTGGACTTTGCCCTCAGCAA AGATGCCTCCCTGGTGGTGACTACGTCAGGAGATCACAAAGCAAAAGTATTTTGTGTCCAGAGACCTGACCGCTAA
- the AAMP gene encoding angio-associated migratory cell protein isoform X2, with protein sequence MESESESGAAADTPPLETLSFHGDEEIIEVVELDPGPPDPDDLAQEMEDVDFEEEEEEEEGNEEGWVLEPQEGVVGSMEGPDDSEVTFALHSASVFCVSLDPKTNTLAVTGGEDDKAFVWRLSDGELLFECAGHKDSVTCAGFSHDSTLVATGDMSGLLKVWQVDTKEEVWSFEAGDLEWMEWHPRAPVLLAGTADGNTWMWKVPNGDCKTFQGPSCPATCGRVLPDGKRAVVGYEDGTIRIWDLKQGGPIHVLKGTEGHQGPLTCVATNQDGSLILTGSVDCQAKLISAVTGKVVGVFRPETVASQPNVGEGEESESNSVESLGFCSVMPLAAVGYLDGTLAIYDLSTQTLRHQCQHQSGIVQLLWEAGTAVVYTCSLDGIVRLWDARTGRLLTDYRGHTAEILDFALSKDASLVVTTSGDHKAKVFCVQRPDR encoded by the exons ATGGAGTCCGAATCCGAGAGCGGGGCCGCGGCTGACACCCCCCCACTGGAGACCCTGAGCTTCCATGGTGATGAGGAGATTATCGAGGTGGTAGAACTGGATCCTGGTCCGCCGGACCCGG ATGATCTGGCCCAGGAGATGGAAGATGTGGActttgaagaagaggaagaagaggaagagggcaaCGAGGAGGGCTGGGTTCTGGAACCCCAGGAAGGGGTGGTCGGCAGCATGGAGGGCCCAGACGATAGTGAGGTCACGTTTGCATTGCATTCAG CATCTGTGTTTTGTGTGAGCCTGGACCCCAAGACCAACACCTTGGCAGTGACGGGGGGTGAAGATGACAAGGCTTTCGTGTGGAGGCTCAGCGATGGGGAGTTGCTCTTTGAGTGTGCAG GCCATAAAGATTCTGTTACTTGTGCTGGTTTCAGCCATGACTCTACCCTTGTGGCCACAGGGGACATGAGTGGACTCTTGAAAGTGTGGCAGGTGGACACCAAGGAAGAGGTCTGGTCCTTTGAAGCAGGAGATCTGGAG tGGATGGAGTGGCACCCTCGGGCCCCTGTCCTCCTGGCGGGCACGGCCGATGGCAACACCTGGATGTGGAAAGTCCCGAATGGTGACTGCAAGACCTTCCAAGGCCCCAGCTGCCCAGCTACCTGTGGCCGAGTCCTCCCTGATG GGAAGAGAGCTGTGGTCGGCTATGAAGATGGCACCATCAGGATCTGGGACCTGAAGCAGGGAGGCCCGATCCACGTACTGAAAG GGACTGAGGGTCACCAGGGCCCTCTGACCTGTGTCGCCACCAACCAGGACGGCAGCCTGATCCTCACTGGCTCTGTGGACTGCCAGGCCAAGCTGATCAGTGCCGTCACCGGCAAG GTGGTGGGTGTTTTCAGACCCGAGACTGTGGCCTCCCAGCCCAacgtgggagaaggggaggagagcgAGTCCAACTCTGTGGAGTCTTTGGGCTTCTGCAGCGT GATGCCCTTGGCAGCTGTTGGCTACCTGGATGGGACCTTGGCCATCTATGACCTGTCTACGCAGACCCTCAGGCACCAGTGTCAGCACCAG TCGGGCATTGTGCAGCTGCTGTGGGAGGCGGGCACCGCCGTGGTTTACACTTGCAGCCTGGATGGCATCGTGCGCCTTTGGGATGCTCGCACCGGCCGCCTGCTTACTGACTACCGGGGCCACACGGCCGAGATCCTGGACTTTGCCCTCAGCAA AGATGCCTCCCTGGTGGTGACTACGTCAGGAGATCACAAAGCAAAAGTATTTTGTGTCCAGAGACCTGACCGCTAA